Proteins encoded by one window of Emticicia oligotrophica DSM 17448:
- a CDS encoding D-alanyl-D-alanine carboxypeptidase/D-alanyl-D-alanine-endopeptidase, with amino-acid sequence MRKVLVIIFVSFISISCKTSQNIYSKSPYAKMIDTSSILSQSMTGMALFDLSEQKMIFERNASRYFTPASNTKLFTFYACLKTLSDSIPALRYEIKADSLIFWGTGDPTFFHPDLTSTKTFDLLKAYKHTKKFYFSDGNFTNPYFGSGWAWDDYNSYYTVEMSPLPMYGNIVRAKVENGEIKPQPSIFENTFYKKDTGYEIERTPADNQFLLPKSLLNKPNYQQDIPVKTSTALTQQLLMDTLRRNVSLLKIPVSTTAKTIYSMPTEPVYRLMMQESDNMLAEQLLLLCGTTLKDSINSSFVIKSIKEKYLQDLPDAPKWVDGSGLSRYNLFTPRSIIKLLEKIYAEIPQEKLFSIMAIGGKAGTVKNMFKTEGEPFVFAKTGSLSGVYNLSGYLITKKGKIMLFSLMNNNFTKPTSVVRKEVEKILLEVRNRE; translated from the coding sequence ATGCGTAAAGTTTTAGTAATCATATTTGTTTCATTCATTAGCATTTCTTGTAAAACCTCACAAAATATTTATAGTAAATCGCCTTATGCCAAGATGATTGATACATCGAGTATCTTATCGCAGAGTATGACGGGCATGGCTTTGTTTGATTTGAGTGAACAAAAGATGATTTTCGAACGTAATGCAAGTCGTTATTTTACTCCCGCATCTAATACTAAGCTTTTTACTTTTTATGCATGTCTAAAAACACTTAGCGATTCAATTCCTGCTCTTCGCTATGAAATTAAAGCTGATTCTTTGATTTTTTGGGGAACTGGCGACCCAACTTTCTTTCATCCAGATTTGACAAGCACCAAGACTTTCGACTTATTGAAAGCCTATAAACATACGAAAAAGTTCTATTTTTCAGATGGAAATTTTACTAATCCTTATTTTGGTTCGGGTTGGGCTTGGGATGATTATAATAGCTATTATACCGTAGAGATGTCACCGCTACCAATGTATGGTAATATTGTGCGTGCAAAAGTCGAAAATGGCGAAATAAAGCCCCAACCAAGTATTTTTGAAAATACGTTTTATAAAAAAGATACAGGATACGAAATAGAAAGAACACCAGCCGATAATCAGTTTTTATTACCTAAATCGCTGTTGAATAAGCCTAATTATCAGCAAGATATTCCCGTTAAAACCTCAACGGCTTTAACTCAACAACTATTGATGGATACTTTGCGTAGAAATGTGAGTTTATTAAAAATCCCAGTTTCTACTACCGCAAAAACTATTTATAGCATGCCTACTGAGCCTGTGTATAGATTAATGATGCAAGAAAGCGATAATATGCTCGCCGAACAGTTGCTTTTACTTTGCGGAACAACACTAAAAGACTCAATTAATTCTTCATTTGTGATAAAATCAATCAAAGAAAAATACTTGCAAGACTTGCCTGATGCTCCGAAATGGGTCGATGGTTCGGGGCTTTCAAGATATAATTTATTTACGCCTCGTTCGATTATAAAGCTTTTGGAAAAAATCTACGCCGAAATTCCTCAAGAAAAACTGTTTTCTATCATGGCTATTGGCGGAAAGGCTGGTACGGTGAAAAACATGTTTAAAACCGAGGGAGAACCTTTTGTTTTTGCCAAGACAGGTTCGTTGAGTGGCGTGTATAATTTAAGTGGCTATTTAATTACAAAGAAAGGCAAAATCATGTTGTTTAGCTTAATGAATAATAACTTCACGAAACCAACAAGCGTAGTAAGGAAAGAAGTAGAAAAGATTTTATTGGAAGTAAGGAATAGGGAGTGA
- a CDS encoding sterol desaturase family protein, translated as MSRLIGISVLLIAIGIFQKYAIIHTSITWYWFIYSYLVYELNNFIRHYLTHKVRLLWCFHSVHHASEDLNASITLTTFFVENLYTEFFAAMFCMLLGVQPLMLFTIMIIDSIWGAFVHISERSLKNARLGFLERFILTPSHHRVHHGRNPLYMDTNFCSIINVWDIIFKTYQKEEEQVPVDYGITRPIDANSFTDVYFGEILSLWKDVRSAPGLKNKIAYIFMPPGWSHTGEFHTAQKLRQEALKAIKH; from the coding sequence ATGAGCAGATTAATAGGTATTTCTGTATTACTTATTGCGATAGGTATCTTCCAAAAGTATGCCATTATTCATACAAGTATAACGTGGTATTGGTTTATATACAGCTATTTGGTATATGAACTAAATAATTTTATTCGACACTACCTGACGCACAAAGTCCGCCTATTATGGTGTTTCCATTCTGTGCACCATGCCTCAGAAGATTTAAACGCGTCTATCACGCTTACTACTTTTTTTGTTGAAAACCTCTACACTGAGTTTTTCGCAGCTATGTTTTGTATGCTTTTAGGCGTACAGCCGCTCATGCTTTTTACAATTATGATTATTGATAGCATTTGGGGAGCTTTTGTGCATATTAGTGAGCGAAGTCTTAAAAACGCTAGATTAGGTTTCCTAGAAAGATTTATTCTAACACCATCACACCACCGTGTACATCACGGTAGGAACCCTTTATACATGGACACCAACTTTTGTTCGATTATTAATGTTTGGGATATAATTTTCAAAACTTATCAAAAAGAAGAAGAGCAAGTACCAGTAGATTATGGTATCACTCGTCCGATAGATGCAAACAGTTTTACTGATGTGTATTTTGGTGAGATTCTTAGTCTTTGGAAAGATGTACGTTCGGCACCTGGCCTTAAAAATAAAATAGCTTATATATTTATGCCACCGGGCTGGAGCCACACTGGAGAGTTTCATACAGCACAAAAGCTTCGTCAAGAAGCCTTGAAAGCAATCAAGCATTAA